A genomic segment from Malus domestica chromosome 05, GDT2T_hap1 encodes:
- the LOC103412206 gene encoding uncharacterized protein produces the protein MLRLRAFRPTNDKIVKIQLHPTHPWLVTADASDHVSVWNWEHRQVIYELKAGGVDQRRLVGAKLEKLAEGESDSKGKPTEAIRGGSVKQVNFFDDDVRYWQLWRNRSTAAEAPTSVSNVSSAFSSPAPSTKGRHFLVICCENKAIFLDLVTMRGRDVPKSELDNKSLLCMEFLSRSAVADVPLVAFGGSDGVIRVLSMMTWKLVRRYTGGHKGSIACLMTFVASSGEALLVSGGSDGLLVVWSADHGQDSRELVPKLSLKAHDGGVVAVELSRVIGGAPQLISIGADKTLAIWDTVSFKELRRIKPVPKLACHSVASWCHPRAPNLDILTCVKDSNIWAIEHPTYSALTRPLCELSSLIPPQVIAPNKKIRVYCMVAHPLQPHLVATGTNVGVIISEFDPRSLPAVAPLPTPSGSREHNAVYVIERELRLLNFQLSQTANPSLGNNASLSEAGRLRGESPETLYVKQIKKHISTPVPHDSYSVLSVSGSGKYLAVVWPDIPYFSIYKVSDWSIVDSGSARLLAWDTCRDRFAILESTLPPRIPVIHKGGSSRKAKEAAAAAAQAAAAAASAASAANVQVRILLDDGTSNILMRSIGARSDPVIGLHGGALLGVAYRTSRRISPMAATAISTIQSMPLSGFGGAGHSSFSTFDDGFSSNRSSSAEAAPQNFQLYSWETFQPVGGLLPQPEWTAWDQTVEYCAFAYQKYIVISSLRPQYRYLGDVAIPYATGAVWHRRQLFVVTPTTIECVFVDAGVAPVDIETKKRKEEMKQKEAQARALAEHGELALIAVEGPQSVTQERIALRPPMLQVVRLASFQHAPSVPPFLTLSKQSRSDGDDSGILKEFEERRVNEIAVGGGGVSVAVTRFPTEQKRPVGPLVVVGVRDGVLWLIDRYMSAHALSLSHPGIRCRCLAAYGDAISAVKWASRLGREHHDDLAQFLLGMGYATEALHLPGISKRLEFDLAMQSSDLKRALQCLLTMSNSRDVGQENTSFDLKDILTVTTKKENVLEAVQGIVKFVKEFLDLIDAADATGQAEIAREALKRLGAAASVKGALQGHELRGQALRLANHGELTRLSNLVNNLISVGSGREAAFAAAVLGDNALMEKAWQDTGMLAEAVLHAHAHGRPTLKNLVQTWNKMLQKEVDHTPTTKTDAAAAFLASLEEPKLTSLADAAKKPPIEILPPGMPSLSAPPISMPKKPAPGAQNTLQQPGKPLMLEAAPTTTPAPSGAPQQPDSGSDIKPPASSSESDPANPAPAASGESVPGTSTGNGAPSDAPPQAPQPEVQSQVPQSEAPSEGPQSEVASQGPQSEAASQAPQSEAASQAPHSEAASQAPQSEAPSQEPQSEALPQAPQSEALPETPQSETLPQAPQPEAPQPAVPTQTAPLQTQVPPIQQTNAPKRLPLDEDFFRM, from the exons ATGTTGCGGTTACGAGCATTCCGGCCGACCAATGACAAGATCGTCAAGATTCAGTTGCATCCCACGCATCCATGGCTGGTCACCGCCGACGCCTCCGATCACGTTTCCGTTTGGAATTGGGAACACCGTCAg GTGATTTACGAGCTCAAAGCTGGGGGCGTTGATCAGAGGCGTTTGGTTGGCGCCAAGTTGGAGAAGCTCGCCGAGGGCGAATCAG ATTCTAAAGGGAAGCCCACAGAAGCCATTCGTGGAGGGAG TGTTAAGCAGGTAAACTTCTTTGATGATGACGTGCGCTATTGGCAACTTTGGCGTAACCGCTCCACAGCTGCTGAGGCTCCCACATCCGTCAGTAATGTTTCATCAGCTTTTAGTTCTCCTGCTCCATCAACTAAAGGAAGACATTTTCTTGTCATTTGTTGTGAAAACAAAGCCATATTTTTGGACTTGGTAACAATGCGAGGCCGTGATGTACCAAAATCAGAGCTTGACAATAAATCGCTTCTCTG TATGGAATTCCTTTCTAGATCTGCTGTTGCAGATGTTCCTCTTGTTGCTTTTGGTGGATCAGATGGTGTTATTAGAGTACTTTCAATGATGACATGGAAG CTTGTAAGGAGATACACAGGAGGTCATAAAGGATCCATAGCTTGTTTGATGACATTCGTGGCTTCTTCTGGCGAG GCACTTCTGGTTTCGGGGGGTAGTGATGGGTTGCTTGTAGTTTGGAGTGCAGATCATGGTCAAGATTCACGAGAACTCGTGCCGAAACTAAGTTTAAAG GCACATGATGGTGGGGTTGTGGCTGTTGAACTTTCTAGAGTGATTGGAGGTGCTCCCCAGCTTATCTCTATTGGTGCAGATAAGACGTTAGCTATATGGGACACAGTTTCGTTTAAG GAGTTGCGGCGTATTAAGCCTGTTCCAAAACTTGCTTGCCACAGTGTAGCATCCTGGTGCCACCCTCGTGCTCCAAACCTTGATATATTGACTTGTGTTAAAGATTCCAATATATG GGCTATTGAACACCCAACTTATTCTGCACTCACAAGGCCGTTGTGTGAGCTCTCATCACTAATCCCCCCACAAGTAATTGCACCGAACAAGAAAATTAGG GTATACTGTATGGTCGCACATCCTTTACAGCCCCACCTTGTTGCTACTGGAACCAATGTTGGGGTCATTATCAGCGAGTTTGACCCAAGATCGCTTCCAGCTGTAGCTCCCTTGCCAACACCATCAGGGAGTCGAGAGCATAATGCGGTATATGTGATTGAAAGGGAACTTAGGCTACTAAACTTTCAGTTATCCCAGACAGCAAATCCATCTCTTGGAAATAATGCTTCTTTGTCGGAAGCAGGAAGGCTTAGGGGGGAGTCACCAGAAACATTATATGTCAAACAGATAAAGAAGCACATTAGTACACCTGTTCCGCATGATTCCTATTCAGTTCTCTCAGTAAGCGGTTCGGGAAA GTATCTTGCAGTTGTGTGGCCTGATATCCCGTACTTCTCTATCTACAAAGTTAGTGATTGGTCAATCGTTGATTCAGGCAGTGCAAGGCTTCTGGCTTGGGATACATGTCGGGACAGATTTGCTATACTAGAGTCTACATTACCACCTCGAATTCCTGTAATTCATAAGGGAGGATCAtcgagaaaagcaaaagaagctGCTGCAGCTGCAGCACAAGCTGCTGCGGCAGCTGCCTCTGCTGCTTCTGCAGCTAACGTACAAGTTCGCATCTTACTGGATGATGGCAcatcaaatattttaatgaGATCTATAGGTGCTCGCAGTGACCCG GTCATTGGCTTGCATGGAGGAGCACTTCTTGGTGTTGCATATCGAACATCACGGAGAATTAGCCCTATGGCTGCAACAGCTATTTCAACAATTCAATCCATGCCCCTGTCTGGATTTGGAGGTGCTGGGCATTCTTCTTTTTCCACTTTTGATGATGGATTTTCTTCTAATAGATCTTCCTCTGCTGAGGCTGCACCACAAAACTTTCAGCTATACAG TTGGGAAACTTTTCAACCTGTTGGTGGTCTACTTCCTCAGCCAGAATGGACAGCGTGGGATCAAACGGTTGAGTATTGTGCTTTTGCATATCAGAAATACATTGTCATATCTTCTTTGCGCCCGCAATATAGATATTTGGGagatgttgcaattccttacGCAACTGGTGCTGTTTGGCATAGGCGACAGTTGTTTGTGGTTACGCCTACCACAATTGA ATGTGTTTTTGTGGATGCTGGAGTTGCACCTGTTGATATTGAAactaaaaagagaaaagaggaaATGAAACAAAAGGAGGCACAAGCAAGAGCCCTTGCTGAGCATGGTGAATTAGCACTAATTGCAGTTGAAGGTCCGCAATCTGTTACTCAAGAAAGGATAGCACTGAGGCCCCCGATGCTACAG GTGGTGCGATTAGCCTCATTTCAGCATGCCCCTTCTGTGCCTCCTTTCTTAACATTATCGAAACAGTCTAGAAGTGACGGGGACGATTCAGGGATATTAAAAGAGTTTGAAGAAAGAAGGGTTAATGAGATAGCTGTTGGTGGTGGAGGGGTCTCAGTGGCAGTTACTCGTTTTCCAACAGAACAGAAGCGGCCTGTTGGGCCTCTAGTTGTGGTGGGTGTCAGAGATGGTGTTCTTTGGCTAATTGATAG ATATATGAGTGCTCATGCCTTATCCCTTAGCCACCCTGGGATCCGTTGTCGGTGTCTTGCCGCTTATGGAGATGCAATTAGTGCTGTCAAGTG GGCAAGTAGGCTTGGCAGAGAACATCATGATGATTTAGCACAATTTTTGCTAGGCATGGGTTATGCTACCGAAGCACTTCACTTGCCTGGAATATCTAAGAG GTTGGAGTTTGATTTGGCCATGCAGAGCAGTGATTTGAAAAGAGCTCTTCAGTGCCTTCTTACAATGAGCAACAGCAGGGACGTAGGACAAGAGaatacatcatttgatttgaaaGACATTCTAACTGTAACGACTAAGAAAGAAAATGTGCTGGAAGCTGTCCAAGGAATAGTGAAATTCGTAAAGGAGTTTTTGGATCTTATTGATGCGGCGGATGCTACTGGACAGGCTGAAATTGCTCGGGAAGCTCTTAAGAGGTTGGGTGCTGCAGCTTCTGTAAAGGGAGCTTTACAGGGTCATGAATTAAGAGGACAAGCTCTACGCCTGGCCAATCATGGAGAGTTGACACGGCTAAGC AATTTGGTAAACAATTTAATATCAGTTGGCTCCGGACGTGAAGCAGCATTTGCAGCTGCAGTTTTGGGAGACAATGCCCTCATGGAGAAGGCGTGGCAGGATACTGGAATGCTCGCTGAGGCTGTGCTTCATGCCCAT GCTCATGGGCGACCAACATTGAAGAACTTGGTTCAGACTTGGAATAAAATGCTACAAAAGGAGGTTGACCACACGCCAACGACGAAAACAGATGCTGCTGCTGCATTTTTGGCTTCTCTGGAAGAACCCAAGCTTACAAGTTTAGCAGATGCTGCCAAGAAACCACCGATTGAAATTCTTCCTCCCGGGATGCCGTCTCTTTCAGCTCCTCCTATTTCTATGCCAAAGAAACCAGCTCCGGGGGCTCAGAATACACTGCAGCAACCAGGCAAGCCGTTGATGTTAGAAGCTGCCCCTACCACCACACCCGCACCTTCAGGTGCGCCACAACAACCAGATTCAGGATCAGATATTAAGCCTCCTGCTTCATCATCAGAGAGTGATCCAGCTAATCCAGCTCCAGCTGCTTCAGGAGAAAGTGTCCCAGGAACTTCTACGGGTAATGGGGCACCATCAGATGCCCCACCTCAAGCGCCTCAACCAGAAGTCCAATCCCAAGTGCCCCAATCAGAGGCCCCATCGGAAGGGCCGCAATCAGAGGTTGCATCGCAAGGTCCCCAATCAGAGGCTGCCTCCCAAGCACCCCAATCAGAGGCTGCATCCCAAGCACCCCATTCAGAGGCTGCATCCCAAGCACCCCAATCAGAGGCCCCATCCCAAGAGCCTCAATCAGAGGCCCTGCCCCAAGCTCCCCAGTCAGAGGCCCTGCCTGAAACGCCACAGTCAGAGACCTTACCCCAAGCTCCACAACCGGAAGCCCCACAACCTGCCGTCCCAACCCAGACGGCGCCATTACAAACCCAGGTGCCACCCATTCAGCAAACCAATGCTCCAAAAAGATTGCCACTAGATGAGGATTTTTTCCGAATGTGA